From the genome of Streptomyces xanthophaeus:
GACGCGGCGCTGTCCTCGGTGGCCTCGCGGTGCGCGGTGCCGGTACGGGTGGAGGTGGATCTGCCGGCCCGGCCCGCGGCGGCGATCGAGGGGATCGCGTACTTCACGGTCTCGGAGCTGCTGCAGAACGTCAGCAAGCACGCGCTGGCCCGGTCGGCCTCGGTGGACGTGTGGAAGTCCGGGGAGCGGCTGCTGATCCAGGTCGCCGACGACGGCCGGGGCGGGGCCGGGCCGCGGGAGGGGACGGGGCTGGCGGGGCTGACCGAGCGGCTGGACGCCGTGGACGGGGTGCTGGTCGTCGACTCCCCCGCCGGGGGCGGGACGACGGTCACCGCCGAGCTGCCCTGGCGCCCGTAGGGGGTCCTGTCGGTCAGGCCGGATCAAAGACACCCCCTACGGCCTGACGGAGCTGCCGCTGCAAGGGCCGGGCCGGATGGCCCGGCCCTTCGCAACTCCCGCCGCGCGCGGTGCCCGTTTGCGGTATGCGACCTTCCAGTACTCGAAAACTCCCCCCGCACGACGACGTGTTGTCGCGGCTCTGCCTTCACAGGGACTCAAGGCTGGGATGCTTGGCTGAGTCAGGTAGTGCGTGAACGAGTGGACGCGGGAGCTGCTGAGTCGTGGAAGACAGGGTGCGGGTGGTCATCGCCGAGGATTCAGTGCTGCTGCGTGAGGGCCTGACCCGGTTGCTGACCGACCGGGGGCATGACGTCGTGGCGGGCGTCGGGGACGCAGAGGCCCTGATCAAGACGGTGGCGGACCTGGCGGCCGAGGGGGCGCTGCCGGATGTGGTGGTGGCGGACGTGCGGATGCCGCCGACCCACACGGACGAGGGTGTGCGGGCGGCCGTGCGGCTGCGCCGCGACCACCCCGGGATAGGCGTGCTCGTGCTGTCCCAGTACGTGGAGGAGCAGTACGCCACCGAACTGCTGGCCGGATCCAGCACCGGGGTGGGGTATCTGCTCAAGGACCGGGTGGCCGAGGTCCGGGAGTTCCTGGACGCGGTGGTGCGGGTGGCCCGGGGCGGTACGGCCCTGGACCCCGAGGTCGTCGCCCAGCTGCTCGGTCGCAGCCGGAAGCAGGACGTGCTGGCGGGCCTGACCCCGCGCGAGCGCGAGGTGCTCGGGCTGATGGCCGAGGGCCGGACGAATTCCGCCGTGGCGAAGCAGCTGGTCGTGAGCGACGGAGCGGTGGAAAAGCACGTCAGCAACATCTTCATGAAGCTGGGCCTTTCGCCGAGTGACGGGGATCACCGGCGAGTACTGGCCGTTCTCACCTACCTGAAATCTTGATCGACTGACACTCTGTCAGATACGGCATACCGGCAGGGCCGTCTCAAGGGGCGGTCCTACGGTCCAGAATGTGGTCGCCCCTGGGGGCCTGATCCCTACCGACGTAGGGTTGGTTCCGGGGGTGCTCACGCCTCGAAGGAGGTCCAGTTCAGTGACCAGCCAGGTCAGCAGCCCAGCCGAGCAGGCCGACGGGGCCGGGGGTGCGGTTGTCGGTGGACAGCGCACCCCGGAGAGTCCGGGCGGCAAGGAAGTGCGCCGCCTCGATCGTGTGATCATCCGATTCGCGGGTGACTCCGGTGACGGTATGCAGCTCACCGGTGACCGCTTCACCTCGGAAACGGCGTCCTTCGGGAACGACCTGTCGACGCTGCCGAACTTCCCCGCCGAAATCCGCGCCCCCGCCGGAACCCTCCCGGGCGTCTCTTCCTTCCAGCTCCACTTCGCCGACCACGACATCCTCACGCCGGGCGACGCCCCGAACGTGCTGGTGGCGATGAACCCGGCGGCCCTGAAGGCGAACATCGCGGACCTGCCGCGCGGCGCGGAGATCATCATCAACACGGATGAGTTCACCAAGCGCCCCATGGCCAAGGTCGGCTACGCCACCTCGCCGCTGGAGGACGGCTCCCTCGACGCCTACAGCCTGCACCCGGTGCCGCTGACCACCCTGACGGTGGAGGCGCTGAAGGACTTCGGCCTCTCCCGCAAGGAGGCCGAGCGCAGCAAGAACATGTTCGCGCTGGGCCTGCTGTCGTGGATGTACCACCGGCCCACCGAGGGCACCGAGAAGTTCCTGCGGCAGAAGTTCGCGAAGAAGCCCGAGATCGCCGAGGCGAATGTCGTCGCCTTCCGGGCCGGCTGGAACTTCGGGGAGACGACGGAGGACTTCGCGGTCTCCTACGAGGTCGCCCCGGCCACGCGCGCCTTCCCCACCGGCACCTACCGCAACATCTCCGGGAACCTGGCGCTCTCCTACGGCCTCGTCGCCGCGAGCCAGCAGGCCGATCTGCCCCTCTACCTGGGCTCCTACCCGATCACCCCGGCCTCGGACATCCTGCACGAGCTCTCGAAGCACAAGAACTTCGGCGTGCGGACCTTCCAGGCCGAGGACGAGATCGCCGGCATCGGCGCGGCGCTCGGCGCGGCCTTCGGCGGCGCGCTCGGGGTGACCACCACCTCCGGGCCCGGTGTGGCGCTCAAGTCGGAGGCGATCGGCCTCGCGGTGTCGCTGGAGCTTCCGCTGCTGATCGTGGACATCCAGCGCGGCGGCCCCTCCACCGGACTGCCGACCAAGACGGAGCAGGCGGACCTCCTCCAGGCCATGTTCGGCCGCAACGGTGAGGCCCCCGTACCGATCGTGGCGCCGCGGACCCCCGCGGACTGCTTCGACGCCGCCCTCGACGCGGCCCGGATCGCGCTCACCTACCGGACTCCGGTCTTCCTGCTCTCCGACGGCTACCTCGCCAACGGATCCGAGCCCTGGCGGATCCCGGAGGTCGCCGACCTGCCCGACCTGAAGGTCAAGTTCGCCACCGGTGCGAACCACACCCTGTCCGACGGCACCGAGGTGTTCTGGCCGTACAAACGGGACCCCGAGACGCTCGCCCGGCCCTGGGCCATCCCCGGCACCCCCGGTCTCGAACACCGCATCGGCGGCATCGAGAAGCAGGACGGTACCGGCAACATCTCCTACGACCCGGCCAACCACGACCTCATGGTCCGCACCCGCCAGGCCAAGGTCGACGGCATCCAGGTGCCCGACCTCGACGTCGACGACCCGGACGGCGCCACCACCCTGGTCCTGGGCTGGGGTTCCACCTACGGCCCCATCACGGCGGCCGTCCGCCGGCTGCGCAACGCCGGACTCCCCATCGCCCAGGCCCACCTGCGCCACCTCAACCCCTTCCCCAGGAATCTCGGCGAGGTCCTGGAGCGTTACGAGAAGGTAGTGGTGCCGGAGATGAACCTCGGGCAGCTCGCCACCCTGATCCGGGCGAAATACCTGGTCGACGCCCAGTCGTACAACCAGGTCAACGGAATGCCGTTCAAGGCGGAGCAGCTCGCCACGGTTCTCAAGGAGGCCATCGATGACTGAGGTGACCGAAGGGGAGCGGACGCTGCTCTCGCTGGTACCGAAGGCCGAGAGCAAGCAGTCGATGAAGGACTTCAAGTCGGACCAGGAGGTCCGGTGGTGCCCCGGTTGCGGTGACTACGCCGTGCTGGCCGCGGTTCAGGGCTTCATGCCCGAACTGGGCCTCGCGAAGGAGAACATCGTCTTCGTCTCGGGCATCGGCTGCTCCTCCCGCTTCCCGTACTACATGAACACGTACGGGATGCACTCGATCCACGGCCGCGCCCCGGCCATCGCCACCGGCCTCGCCACCTCCCGCCGCGACCTGTCCGTCTGGGTGGTCACGGGTGACGGCGACGCGCTGTCCATCGGCGGCAACCACCTCATCCACGCCCTGCGCCGCAACGTCAACCTGAAGATCCTGCTCTTCAACAACCGGATCTACGGGCTGACCAAGGGCCAGTACTCCCCCACCTCCGAGGTCGGCAAGATCACCAAGTCGACGCCGATGGGCTCGCTGGACGCGCCCTTCAACCCGGTGTCGCTTGCGATCGGAGCCGAGGCCTCCTTCGTCGCCCGGACCGTCGACTCCGACCGCAAGCACCTCACCGAGGTACTGCGCCAGGCGGCCGACCACCAGGGCACGGCGCTCGTCGAGATCTACCAGAACTGCAACATCTTCAACGACGGCGCCTTCGAGGTCCTCAAGGACAAGGACCAGGCCCTGGAAGCCGTGATCCGGCTGGAGGACGGGCAGCCGATCCGCTTCGGCGCGGACGGCTCGAAGGGTGTCGTACGCAACCCGGCCACCGGGGACCTGGAGGTCGTCGAGGTCACCGCGGCCAACGAGGCGCGGATCCTGGTGCACGATGCGAAGAACGCCGGCGCCACGACCGCGTTCGCGCTGTCCCGCCTGGCCGACCCCGACACCCTGCACCACACCCCGATCGGGGTGTTCCGCAGCGTGGAGCGGCCCGTCTACGACACCCTCATGGCCGACCAGCTCGACGCGGCCATCGACCGCAGCGGCAAGGGCGACCTCGGGGCGCTGCTGGCCGGCAACGACACCTGGACCGTCGTCGGCTGACCCGCCCGCGCGACACGGCCGCCGAAGCCCGGACCCCCTTGGGGCCCGGGCTTCGGCATGCGCGGCCCGCTGTCCCCCGCTTCCTCCCACACAACGCTTTCTAAAAGTTAGCGCTTACCGTAGGCTGGCGCTGTCGTCCAACGAGGAGAGCAGTCATGAGCATCGTCGTCACCGCCGCCACCGGAGCGCTCGGCCGTCTCGTCGTCGAGGAGCTGCTGGAACGGGTCCCCGCCGACCAGGTCGCCGTCGTCGTCCGCAACCAGGAGAAGGCCGCAGACCTGGCCGCACGCGGGATCGAGGTGCGCGTCGCCGACTACGACGACCCGGCGGCCCTGGCCCGCGCCTTCGAGCCCGGCGACCGGGTGCTGCTGATCTCCGGCAACGAGATCGGGCGGCGCGTCACCCAGCACACCGCCGTGATCGACGCCGCGAAGGCGGCGGGCGTGGCACAGCTGGCCTACACCGGCATCCTCGGCGGCCCCGAGGCCGACTTCGAGCTGGCCGCCGAACACACCGCCACCGAGCGGGCCGTCCTCGGCTCCGGGCTCCCGTACACCTTCCTGCGCAACGGCTGGTACCACGAGAACTACACCCGCGAGCTGCCGGCGGTCCTCGGGCACGGAGCGGTCGTGGGCAGCTCGGGCGAGGGCCGGGTCGCCTCGGCGGCACGCGCCGACTACGCGGCCGCCGCGGCCGTGGTGCTCACCGGCGAGGGGCACATGAACCGGATCTACGAGCTCTCCGGCGACGCCGCGTGGAGCCTCGGGGAGTACGCGGCCGAGGTGTCGGCACTCAGCGGCAAGGAGATCGCGTACGCCGAGGTCCCGGCGGACGAGCACCTGCGGATCCTGACGGGCGCCGGGGTGCCCGAGGGCTTCGCGGCGATCATCGTCGACGTGGACGCGGCGATCGCGCGCGGCCGGCTGGCGGGCACCAGCGGGGACCTGGCCCGGCTGATCGGGCGGCCGACGACCCCCGTCGCCGAGGCGATCGGCGCCGCGCTGGCCTGACCCGGGCGGGCTCCCGGCGGCTCCCGGCGGCTCCCGAGCGGCCTCCGTATCCGCACCGGCCCACCGACCCCGAAAGATGTCATGAGTATCTCGCAATTACGGGCATGACATCCGGGTCGTACGGCGATACCGTCGTGAAGTTGGCTGGAAGTCGTACAGGAGGCCCCGTGAAGGCACAGAACGAGCAGCGCACGGGTTTGCTCTACGGATTCGGCGCATACGGGATGTGGGGGCTGGTCCCCCTCTTCTGGCCGCTCCTCAAGCCCTCCGGGGCGATCGAGATCCTCGCCCACCGCATGGTGTGGTCCCTGGCCGTGGTCGGTCTGGCGCTGCTCGCGCTGCGCCGCTGGGGCTGGATACGGGAGCTGCTCCGCCAGCCCCGCAAGCTCGGCCTGACCACGCTGGCCGCCACGGTGATCAGCGTGAACTGGGGCCTGTACATCTGGGCCGTCAACAACGAGCACGTCGTCGAGGCGAGCCTCGGCTACTTCATCAATCCCCTGGTCAGCATCGCCATCGGCGTGCTGGTGCTCGGCGAGCGGCTGCGCCGGGCGCAGTGGGTGGCGGTCGGCCTCAGCTTCGTCGCCGTGTTGGTGCTCGCCATCGGCTACGGGCGGCCGCCGTGGATCTCGCTGATCCTCGCCTTCTCCTTCGCCACGTACGGGCTGATCAAGAAGAAGCTCAACATGGGCGGCCTGGAGTCGCTGGCCGCCGAGACGGCCGTGCTGTTCCTGCCCGCCCTGGGATACGTCCTGTGGCTCGGCGCGCAGGGCCGGTCCACCTTCGCCTCGCACGGCGTCACCCACTCGCTCCTGCTGGCCGCGACCGGGCTGGTCACGGCGATCCCGCTGGTGTTCTTCGGGATGGCCGCGATCCGGGTCCCGCTGTCCACGCTCGGGCTGCTCCAGTACATGGCCCCGGTCTTCCAGTTCGGGCTGGGCGTCCTGTACTTCCACGAGGCCATGCCGCCCGAGCGCTGGGCGGGCTTCTCCCTGGTGTGGGGCGCGCTCGTGATCCTCACCTGGGACGCGCTGCGCACGGCGCGGCGGTCCCGGGTCAGGCTGGAGGCGGCG
Proteins encoded in this window:
- a CDS encoding response regulator transcription factor; its protein translation is MRVVIAEDSVLLREGLTRLLTDRGHDVVAGVGDAEALIKTVADLAAEGALPDVVVADVRMPPTHTDEGVRAAVRLRRDHPGIGVLVLSQYVEEQYATELLAGSSTGVGYLLKDRVAEVREFLDAVVRVARGGTALDPEVVAQLLGRSRKQDVLAGLTPREREVLGLMAEGRTNSAVAKQLVVSDGAVEKHVSNIFMKLGLSPSDGDHRRVLAVLTYLKS
- a CDS encoding 2-oxoacid:acceptor oxidoreductase subunit alpha, encoding MTSQVSSPAEQADGAGGAVVGGQRTPESPGGKEVRRLDRVIIRFAGDSGDGMQLTGDRFTSETASFGNDLSTLPNFPAEIRAPAGTLPGVSSFQLHFADHDILTPGDAPNVLVAMNPAALKANIADLPRGAEIIINTDEFTKRPMAKVGYATSPLEDGSLDAYSLHPVPLTTLTVEALKDFGLSRKEAERSKNMFALGLLSWMYHRPTEGTEKFLRQKFAKKPEIAEANVVAFRAGWNFGETTEDFAVSYEVAPATRAFPTGTYRNISGNLALSYGLVAASQQADLPLYLGSYPITPASDILHELSKHKNFGVRTFQAEDEIAGIGAALGAAFGGALGVTTTSGPGVALKSEAIGLAVSLELPLLIVDIQRGGPSTGLPTKTEQADLLQAMFGRNGEAPVPIVAPRTPADCFDAALDAARIALTYRTPVFLLSDGYLANGSEPWRIPEVADLPDLKVKFATGANHTLSDGTEVFWPYKRDPETLARPWAIPGTPGLEHRIGGIEKQDGTGNISYDPANHDLMVRTRQAKVDGIQVPDLDVDDPDGATTLVLGWGSTYGPITAAVRRLRNAGLPIAQAHLRHLNPFPRNLGEVLERYEKVVVPEMNLGQLATLIRAKYLVDAQSYNQVNGMPFKAEQLATVLKEAIDD
- the rarD gene encoding EamA family transporter RarD gives rise to the protein MKAQNEQRTGLLYGFGAYGMWGLVPLFWPLLKPSGAIEILAHRMVWSLAVVGLALLALRRWGWIRELLRQPRKLGLTTLAATVISVNWGLYIWAVNNEHVVEASLGYFINPLVSIAIGVLVLGERLRRAQWVAVGLSFVAVLVLAIGYGRPPWISLILAFSFATYGLIKKKLNMGGLESLAAETAVLFLPALGYVLWLGAQGRSTFASHGVTHSLLLAATGLVTAIPLVFFGMAAIRVPLSTLGLLQYMAPVFQFGLGVLYFHEAMPPERWAGFSLVWGALVILTWDALRTARRSRVRLEAAAPAVLATPAREPA
- a CDS encoding 2-oxoacid:ferredoxin oxidoreductase subunit beta, with the translated sequence MTEVTEGERTLLSLVPKAESKQSMKDFKSDQEVRWCPGCGDYAVLAAVQGFMPELGLAKENIVFVSGIGCSSRFPYYMNTYGMHSIHGRAPAIATGLATSRRDLSVWVVTGDGDALSIGGNHLIHALRRNVNLKILLFNNRIYGLTKGQYSPTSEVGKITKSTPMGSLDAPFNPVSLAIGAEASFVARTVDSDRKHLTEVLRQAADHQGTALVEIYQNCNIFNDGAFEVLKDKDQALEAVIRLEDGQPIRFGADGSKGVVRNPATGDLEVVEVTAANEARILVHDAKNAGATTAFALSRLADPDTLHHTPIGVFRSVERPVYDTLMADQLDAAIDRSGKGDLGALLAGNDTWTVVG
- a CDS encoding SDR family oxidoreductase; its protein translation is MSIVVTAATGALGRLVVEELLERVPADQVAVVVRNQEKAADLAARGIEVRVADYDDPAALARAFEPGDRVLLISGNEIGRRVTQHTAVIDAAKAAGVAQLAYTGILGGPEADFELAAEHTATERAVLGSGLPYTFLRNGWYHENYTRELPAVLGHGAVVGSSGEGRVASAARADYAAAAAVVLTGEGHMNRIYELSGDAAWSLGEYAAEVSALSGKEIAYAEVPADEHLRILTGAGVPEGFAAIIVDVDAAIARGRLAGTSGDLARLIGRPTTPVAEAIGAALA